Proteins from a single region of Gemmatirosa kalamazoonensis:
- a CDS encoding DNA polymerase III subunit alpha, whose protein sequence is MGLTPTARGVDYVDYVELRAHTAFSFGDGACTPEALAARAATLGYRSLGITDHADLGAVIRFALACRTLELKPVVGIELAVDGAPLALIARTEAGFHALGAHVTAARAGHVGEWQRDDAGRTAGTPPRGRPNVSWRRVAARAEGVVLLTGPASGRLARRLLRGQRAEAERLLAEYREAFGEHVAVEVQLHHAGRREEALAGALIDLAERSGVPWVVTGDSRWVDDAGRRAHDVLTALRHGVTIDEAASRGLLLPNDTWGLEAPAVVAARWRAREAGIATSAAIAAACTFSLAWVRPPLPDFPVPNGSASARSVDDYLRERTYIGARERWGEDLSERHVAQLEHELGVIGRLGFAGFFLTMWDAVREARSRRIMCQGRGSAANSAVTFCLGITAVDPIRHGLLFERFLSEARVDGLTEAPDIDLDVEHDRREELLDYMYAKYGRAHAAITGVTQQYSAPTAIQDVGRAYGIPAQTVFAMSKRVHNLEPAAGAARLREGLAAEHGVDVTTARGTAMLAAIAAFEGLPRMRSTHPGGFVLSSAPLGEYCPIEPTTMGRTIIQFDKDDLDAAGIPKYDFLGLGSLAAVRRAFDVLEERSGTRPTLYGLPQDDAKAYDLIARGDTVGLFQIESRAQIASLVNTRPDRLYDIVVQVALIRPGPIQAKFVHPYTERRRGREAVTYLHPDLEPILKRTMGIPIFQEQAMALSMALAGYSAAEADELRRTMGHQRKLQRLLDALQRLTARMIERGIAPDVAVQIAEDLTSFANYGFPESHAWSFALIAYATAWLKAHHAAAFYIGLLNAQPMGFYSIATLVHDARHHGVEVRLPDVVLGGPLCTAESSEASADGVAMRVGWKFVRGIGDQALERLTAARAEAPFASVADVVRRARLSRAEAQALARAQAFASFERDRRRAGWDALGAAGDTLPLAPVASTVYTSPAPPDAAPPDAAPPDAAPPADGFAPPAIGRIESVFADYHALGLSTAGHPTERFRAWARRVGAIDTSELPHAKQGSRVILVGLVTVRQRPHSANGTMFLLMEDEHGSANVIVWPKLYEQHRETIAFSPFLAIYGTVERDGGQVSIIGRRFQALGTAEAVEEARHEEPGGGAETRAGPAAAELAVMARQARSFR, encoded by the coding sequence GTGGGATTGACGCCCACGGCACGTGGCGTCGACTACGTGGACTACGTCGAGCTCCGCGCGCACACGGCGTTCAGCTTCGGCGACGGCGCGTGCACGCCCGAAGCGCTCGCCGCGCGCGCCGCGACGCTCGGCTACCGATCGTTAGGCATCACCGACCACGCCGACCTCGGCGCGGTGATCCGCTTCGCGCTCGCCTGCCGGACGCTCGAGCTGAAGCCGGTCGTCGGCATCGAGCTCGCCGTCGACGGCGCGCCGCTCGCGCTCATCGCCCGCACCGAGGCCGGCTTCCACGCGCTCGGCGCGCACGTGACCGCCGCGCGCGCGGGCCACGTGGGCGAGTGGCAGCGCGACGACGCCGGGCGCACCGCCGGGACCCCGCCCCGCGGCCGGCCCAACGTCTCCTGGCGCCGCGTGGCCGCGCGCGCGGAGGGCGTCGTGCTGCTCACCGGCCCCGCGTCCGGTCGGCTCGCGCGCCGGCTGCTCCGTGGCCAGCGCGCGGAGGCGGAGCGGCTGCTCGCCGAGTACCGCGAGGCGTTCGGCGAGCACGTCGCCGTCGAGGTGCAGCTCCACCACGCCGGGCGGCGCGAGGAGGCGCTCGCCGGCGCGCTGATCGACCTCGCCGAGCGATCCGGCGTGCCGTGGGTCGTCACCGGCGACTCGCGGTGGGTCGACGACGCCGGTCGCCGAGCGCACGACGTGCTCACCGCGCTCCGTCACGGCGTCACGATCGACGAAGCCGCGTCGCGCGGCCTGCTGCTGCCGAACGACACGTGGGGCCTCGAGGCCCCCGCGGTCGTCGCGGCGCGGTGGCGCGCACGCGAGGCGGGCATCGCAACGAGCGCGGCGATCGCCGCCGCGTGCACGTTCTCGCTCGCGTGGGTGCGGCCGCCGCTGCCGGACTTCCCGGTGCCTAACGGCAGCGCGAGCGCGCGCTCCGTCGACGACTACCTGCGCGAGCGCACCTACATCGGCGCTCGCGAGCGGTGGGGCGAGGATCTCAGCGAGCGGCACGTCGCGCAGCTCGAGCACGAGCTGGGCGTGATCGGCCGCCTCGGCTTCGCGGGGTTCTTCCTCACGATGTGGGACGCGGTGCGCGAGGCGCGGAGCCGGCGCATCATGTGCCAAGGACGCGGCTCCGCCGCGAACAGCGCGGTCACGTTCTGCCTCGGCATCACGGCGGTGGACCCGATCCGCCACGGCCTCCTGTTCGAGCGCTTCCTGAGCGAGGCGCGCGTCGACGGCCTGACGGAAGCGCCCGACATCGACCTCGACGTCGAGCACGATCGGCGCGAGGAGCTGCTCGACTACATGTACGCGAAGTACGGCCGCGCGCACGCCGCGATCACCGGCGTGACGCAGCAGTACTCCGCGCCGACGGCGATCCAGGACGTCGGTCGCGCGTACGGCATCCCCGCGCAGACCGTGTTCGCGATGTCGAAGCGCGTGCACAACCTGGAGCCCGCGGCCGGCGCCGCGCGGCTCCGCGAGGGGCTCGCCGCGGAGCACGGCGTGGACGTCACGACGGCGCGCGGCACCGCGATGCTCGCCGCGATCGCCGCGTTCGAGGGACTGCCGCGCATGCGGTCGACGCATCCCGGCGGCTTCGTGCTCTCGTCGGCGCCGCTCGGCGAGTACTGCCCGATCGAGCCGACGACGATGGGGCGCACCATCATCCAGTTCGACAAGGACGATCTCGACGCGGCTGGCATCCCGAAGTACGACTTCCTCGGACTCGGCTCGCTCGCCGCGGTGCGCCGCGCGTTCGACGTGCTGGAGGAGCGGAGCGGGACGCGTCCCACGCTCTACGGCCTGCCGCAGGACGACGCGAAGGCGTACGACCTCATCGCGCGCGGCGACACGGTGGGGCTCTTCCAGATCGAGAGCCGAGCGCAGATCGCGTCGCTCGTCAACACGCGGCCCGATCGACTGTACGACATCGTCGTGCAGGTCGCGCTCATCCGGCCCGGTCCGATCCAGGCGAAGTTCGTGCACCCGTACACCGAGCGGCGCCGCGGACGCGAGGCGGTGACGTACCTGCACCCGGATCTCGAGCCGATCCTGAAGCGGACGATGGGCATCCCCATCTTCCAGGAGCAGGCGATGGCGCTCTCGATGGCGCTCGCCGGCTACTCCGCGGCGGAGGCCGACGAGCTGCGGCGCACGATGGGCCATCAGCGGAAGCTCCAGCGGCTGCTCGACGCATTGCAGCGGCTCACGGCGCGCATGATCGAGCGCGGCATCGCGCCCGACGTCGCGGTCCAGATCGCAGAGGACCTGACGTCGTTCGCGAACTATGGCTTTCCCGAGAGCCACGCGTGGTCGTTCGCGCTCATCGCGTACGCGACGGCGTGGCTCAAGGCGCATCACGCCGCCGCCTTCTACATCGGCCTGTTGAACGCGCAGCCGATGGGCTTCTACTCGATCGCGACGCTCGTGCACGACGCGCGGCACCACGGCGTCGAGGTGCGGCTGCCGGACGTCGTGCTGGGCGGCCCGCTCTGCACCGCGGAGTCGTCCGAGGCTTCTGCGGACGGCGTCGCGATGCGCGTGGGGTGGAAGTTCGTGCGCGGCATCGGCGACCAGGCGCTCGAGCGGCTCACGGCGGCGCGTGCGGAGGCGCCGTTCGCGTCGGTGGCGGACGTGGTGCGGCGCGCGCGGCTGTCGCGCGCGGAGGCGCAGGCGCTCGCGCGCGCGCAGGCGTTCGCGTCGTTCGAGCGCGACCGACGCCGCGCGGGCTGGGACGCGCTCGGCGCCGCGGGCGACACGCTGCCGCTCGCGCCGGTGGCGTCTACGGTGTATACGTCGCCGGCGCCTCCCGACGCGGCGCCTCCCGACGCGGCGCCTCCCGACGCGGCGCCTCCGGCCGACGGCTTCGCGCCGCCGGCGATCGGTCGGATCGAGTCGGTGTTCGCGGACTACCACGCGCTCGGCCTCAGCACCGCGGGCCATCCGACGGAGCGCTTCCGCGCGTGGGCGCGTCGCGTCGGCGCGATCGACACGTCGGAGCTGCCGCACGCGAAGCAAGGGTCGCGCGTGATCCTCGTCGGCCTCGTGACGGTGCGGCAGCGTCCGCACTCGGCGAACGGCACGATGTTCCTGCTGATGGAGGACGAGCACGGGTCGGCGAACGTGATCGTGTGGCCGAAGCTGTACGAGCAGCACCGGGAGACGATCGCGTTCTCGCCGTTCCTCGCGATCTACGGCACGGTGGAGCGCGACGGCGGGCAGGTGTCGATCATCGGGCGGCGGTTCCAGGCGTTAGGCACGGCGGAGGCGGTGGAGGAGGCGCGGCATGAAGAACCTGGTGGCGGCGCGGAGACGCGGGCGGGGCCTGCGGCGGCCGAGCTGGCGGTGATGGCGCGGCAGGCGCGGAGCTTCCGGTGA
- a CDS encoding alkaline phosphatase family protein, protein MNARARADHVVLVSIDALRPAFYRDLTWPMPTLQLFASSGAYAESVRSVFPALTYPAHTTIVTGELPARHGVRHNRPFEPAGQSGRWLWEAEHIRVPTLWDAVRAAGGTTAAISWPVTVGAAIDWNVPDVWPLDDGDPMAPIRATTTPAGLIEELEREATGPLRGANFGIRQLAREDRVGAIGAYILERRRPTLLLMHCIGTDHVQHELGRDNPRLRRACGAADRAISQVLEVVERLGIADRTTFVVTGDHGSSDLHSQLRPNVWLAEAGFMERRDDRGAWRATFMASGGSAFLMLRDPADTEAVAQVEAILATQSPGLRRLFTIVRADELRALGADPESPLALCAVPGVELHESPFDPPLVAKLGAAHGYLPDMPEMRTGFVAAGAGIRRGAVVPEMGLEHIAPLVAALLGLTFPTVDGVLLPGLVAPA, encoded by the coding sequence GTGAACGCTCGCGCGCGCGCCGACCACGTCGTGCTCGTCTCGATCGACGCGCTGCGACCGGCGTTCTACCGCGACCTCACGTGGCCGATGCCGACGCTGCAGCTGTTCGCGTCGAGCGGGGCGTACGCAGAGTCGGTCCGCAGCGTCTTCCCGGCGCTCACCTATCCGGCCCACACCACGATCGTCACCGGCGAGCTTCCGGCGCGACACGGCGTCAGGCACAACCGCCCGTTCGAGCCGGCGGGCCAGAGCGGCCGCTGGCTGTGGGAGGCCGAGCACATTCGCGTGCCGACGCTCTGGGACGCGGTCCGCGCCGCTGGCGGCACGACCGCGGCGATCAGCTGGCCCGTCACCGTCGGCGCCGCGATCGACTGGAACGTGCCGGACGTCTGGCCGCTCGACGACGGCGATCCGATGGCGCCGATCCGCGCCACGACGACGCCGGCGGGCCTCATCGAGGAGCTCGAGCGGGAGGCGACCGGTCCGCTGCGCGGCGCGAACTTCGGCATTCGGCAGCTCGCACGCGAGGACCGCGTCGGCGCCATCGGCGCGTATATCCTCGAGCGTCGTCGCCCCACGCTGCTGCTGATGCACTGCATCGGCACCGACCACGTGCAGCACGAGCTCGGACGCGACAACCCGCGGCTGAGACGCGCGTGCGGCGCGGCGGATCGTGCGATCTCGCAGGTGCTGGAGGTCGTCGAGCGGCTGGGCATCGCGGACCGCACGACGTTCGTCGTGACCGGCGATCATGGCTCGTCGGACCTCCACAGCCAGCTGCGGCCGAACGTGTGGCTCGCGGAGGCCGGATTCATGGAGCGGCGCGACGACCGCGGCGCGTGGCGCGCGACGTTCATGGCGAGCGGCGGCTCCGCGTTCCTCATGCTGCGCGACCCGGCGGACACCGAGGCCGTCGCGCAGGTGGAGGCGATCCTCGCGACGCAGTCGCCCGGGCTCCGGCGGCTGTTCACCATCGTCCGCGCCGACGAGCTGCGCGCGCTCGGCGCGGACCCGGAGTCGCCGCTCGCGCTGTGCGCCGTGCCGGGCGTCGAGCTGCACGAGAGCCCGTTCGATCCGCCGCTCGTCGCGAAGCTCGGCGCGGCCCACGGGTATCTGCCCGACATGCCGGAGATGCGCACCGGCTTCGTCGCGGCGGGCGCCGGGATCCGCCGCGGCGCCGTGGTTCCAGAGATGGGCCTCGAGCACATCGCGCCGCTCGTCGCGGCCCTCCTCGGCCTGACGTTCCCCACGGTCGACGGCGTGCTCCTG